A stretch of the Sphingosinithalassobacter tenebrarum genome encodes the following:
- a CDS encoding response regulator transcription factor, translating into MSATIALVDDDRNILTSVSIALQTEGFLTRVYSDGESALKALIENPPDLAVLDIKMPKMDGLELLRRLRERSAIPVIFLTSKDDELDEALGLAMGADDYISKPFSQRLLLARIRAILRRTEALQPSGDASDAEAAQPLVRGRLTMDPARHKVTWGGKNVTLTVTEFLILETLAQRPGIVKTRNQLMDAAYQDDIYVDDRTIDSHIKRVRRKFRQADPEFDAIETLYGAGYRFSDE; encoded by the coding sequence ATGAGTGCCACCATCGCCCTGGTCGACGACGACCGTAACATCCTGACCTCCGTTTCGATCGCGCTGCAGACCGAAGGGTTTCTGACCCGCGTCTATTCCGACGGCGAAAGCGCGTTGAAGGCGCTGATCGAAAATCCGCCCGACCTGGCGGTGCTCGATATCAAGATGCCCAAGATGGACGGGCTCGAACTGCTGCGGCGGCTGCGCGAGCGCAGCGCCATTCCGGTGATCTTCCTCACGTCGAAGGACGATGAGCTGGACGAGGCGCTCGGCCTGGCGATGGGCGCGGACGATTATATCTCCAAGCCCTTCAGCCAGCGGCTGCTGCTCGCACGCATCCGGGCGATCCTGCGTCGCACCGAGGCGCTGCAGCCCAGCGGCGACGCGAGCGATGCCGAAGCCGCGCAGCCGCTGGTGCGCGGCAGGCTGACGATGGATCCGGCGCGGCACAAGGTGACCTGGGGCGGCAAGAACGTGACACTGACCGTCACCGAATTCCTGATCCTGGAAACGCTCGCCCAGCGCCCCGGCATCGTCAAGACGCGCAACCAGCTGATGGATGCCGCCTATCAGGACGACATTTATGTCGACGATCGCACGATCGACAGCCACATCAAGCGCGTCCGCCGCAAATTCCGCCAGGCCGACCCGGAATTCGACGCGATCGAGACTCTGTACGGCGCGGGATACCGTTTCTCGGATGAGTGA
- a CDS encoding phosphoenolpyruvate carboxykinase — MTERTPRMGIDAQGIETGAELFWNLDTAPLVEQAVSRDEGRLAKDGPLVVETGKHTGRSASDKFIVRDAETEDSVWWGKVNKSMTSEAFAALKADFMAALKDKDTLFVQDLYGGSQPEHRVKVRVINELAWHNLFIRTMLVRPEVEDLAGFEPEYTIIDLPSFKADPARHGCRSETVIAVNFSEKLILIGGTAYAGEMKKSVFGLLNYLLPVDGTMPMHCSANIGPKGDTAIFFGLSGTGKTTLSADASRTLIGDDEHGWSDTAVFNFEGGCYAKMIRLSEEAEPEIFATTKRFGTVLENVVMDPETRALDLDDSTLAENSRGAYPIGFIPNASEKNMGPVPHNVVMLTADAFGVLPPIAKLTPDQAMYHFLSGYTAKVAGTEIGVTEPEATFSTCFGAPFMPRHPSVYGNLLKERIAKGGVSCWLVNTGWTGGKYGEGSRMPIKATRALLNAALDGSLNSAEFRTDPNFGFKVPVSVPGVDSKILDPRETWADKGAYDQTAAKLVDLFNENFAEFADHVDESVRAAAPGSQVPAE, encoded by the coding sequence TTGACCGAGCGCACGCCGCGGATGGGCATCGACGCCCAGGGCATCGAAACCGGCGCAGAGCTTTTCTGGAACCTGGACACGGCGCCGCTGGTGGAACAGGCTGTCTCCCGCGACGAGGGGCGTCTGGCCAAGGACGGCCCGCTGGTGGTCGAGACCGGCAAGCACACCGGCCGTTCGGCGAGCGACAAGTTCATCGTCCGTGATGCCGAGACCGAGGACAGCGTCTGGTGGGGCAAGGTCAACAAGTCGATGACCAGCGAAGCGTTCGCTGCGCTCAAGGCCGACTTCATGGCCGCGCTCAAGGACAAGGACACGCTGTTCGTTCAGGATCTCTACGGCGGTTCGCAGCCCGAGCATCGCGTGAAGGTGCGCGTGATCAACGAACTCGCCTGGCACAACCTGTTCATCCGCACGATGCTGGTGCGCCCGGAAGTCGAAGACCTTGCCGGGTTCGAGCCTGAATATACCATCATCGATCTGCCCAGCTTCAAGGCCGATCCCGCGCGCCACGGCTGCCGCAGCGAGACGGTGATCGCAGTCAATTTCTCCGAAAAGCTGATCCTTATCGGCGGCACCGCCTATGCCGGTGAAATGAAGAAGAGCGTGTTCGGCCTGCTCAACTATCTGCTCCCGGTTGACGGCACGATGCCGATGCACTGCTCGGCCAATATCGGCCCCAAGGGCGATACCGCGATCTTTTTCGGCCTGTCGGGCACCGGCAAGACCACGCTGTCGGCCGATGCCAGCCGTACGCTGATCGGTGACGACGAACATGGCTGGTCGGACACGGCGGTCTTCAATTTCGAAGGCGGCTGCTACGCGAAGATGATCCGCTTGTCCGAAGAGGCGGAGCCGGAGATTTTCGCCACGACCAAGCGGTTCGGCACGGTGCTCGAAAATGTCGTGATGGACCCCGAAACCCGCGCACTGGACCTTGACGACAGCACGCTCGCGGAAAACAGCCGCGGCGCCTATCCGATCGGCTTCATTCCGAATGCCTCGGAAAAGAATATGGGGCCGGTGCCGCACAATGTGGTGATGCTCACCGCCGATGCGTTCGGCGTGCTGCCGCCGATCGCGAAGCTGACGCCGGACCAGGCGATGTACCACTTCCTGTCGGGCTATACCGCCAAGGTCGCGGGCACCGAAATCGGCGTGACCGAGCCGGAAGCCACCTTCTCGACCTGTTTCGGCGCGCCGTTCATGCCGCGTCACCCGTCGGTCTACGGCAACCTCCTCAAGGAGCGGATCGCCAAGGGCGGCGTGTCGTGCTGGCTGGTCAACACCGGCTGGACCGGCGGCAAGTATGGCGAAGGCAGTCGCATGCCGATCAAGGCGACTCGCGCGCTGCTCAACGCCGCGCTCGACGGCAGCCTCAACAGCGCCGAATTCCGCACTGATCCCAATTTCGGGTTCAAGGTGCCGGTGAGCGTGCCGGGTGTCGACAGCAAGATCCTCGATCCGCGTGAAACCTGGGCCGACAAGGGCGCCTATGACCAGACCGCGGCGAAGCTCGTCGATCTGTTCAACGAGAATTTCGCCGAATTTGCCGATCATGTCGATGAATCGGTGCGCGCCGCCGCGCCGGGATCGCAGGTTCCGGCCGAATAA